CATGGTGACATTTCATCCCCTGTCCTGGGTGAGggccagcaaggccacacctcccaaaccTGCCCAGAGAAAGCCACCTTCATGGGATTCagtgttcaaatatctgagtTTATGGTGGGTGTTTTTATGTAAACCACCAGAAATGCACTGAGCTAAATAAACTTAGGGAAAAATCACATGTTTAACACCCCAGAAAAGGCAAAGATGCTGGAGGCCTCTtctgtcttttggggtctggtcctaatttctttccatcttcctgtctGGGCAGATCCCTGAAATGTGCAGATAGGACAGGAGGGTCTGGTCTGCAGGGTCCCCACCCAGTCTTCAGTGAGACTTTTCCAGGGCAGGAATCATCTGGTTCCACAGCTAAGCAGCCCTTCTCAGTGTTCCTTCCTCAGGTCAGGCCACAGCATACCTGCTGATCGGGCTCCTCTTCCTGCTTGGATTACCATTTCCTTACCCTGAGCACAGGCATGGAGCCAAGGTCTGGGagtttttaagattgattgattgattgattgattgattgattatatgtaagaacactgtagctgtcatcagacacttatttttctctctcccatcctgctcactctggcccaaagactgATTTATTTActcaagtacactgtagctgtcttaatacaacccagaagagggcatcagatctcattatggatgatggttgtgagccaccacgaggttgctgggatttgaactcaagaccgtcagaagagcagtcagtgctcttaactggtcaGCCATCTCTCATCCCCTGTCTGAGCCTTTGTCACAGGAGACCGATGACACCCTGTCACTGAGTGGTCTCTAAGTCCCCTGTCTTCATCCACAGCTGCTGCCTCAGTTCCATCTCCAACCAGATCCTGTTGCTTTAGGCTCTCTACCTCCTGCCAGCCTGTGCTTCTGTCCCAGTTCCCTGGAGTGGCTGAGCAGGAGCTCTGATAGCAGCACTGGGCCTTCCCTTGCCATCCCAGAGCTCCTTTACTGTGGGTGGAATCACCCTCCCATACCTGCACTTAGGGCCTGGGGCTTGGGGAGGGCTCCCTCTGCTGGGGGAGGATGGCACTGCTGGGCAGACTCATCTTTGGGTAGGAGAAACACCCTGGAGAGAAGCCTGCACTTCTCAAATCTTCCCAGGCCAGGTTGCAGGGAGTGAGTGGCCTGTTGGACAGGAGACATAACCACATGTCATCCATGATGTGGACAAAGACTGGCTGGAGGACAAAAGGCCTGACCTCCATGCACATCCTGGCATCCCAGGGAGATATTCTGAGCCTCTACTGGGACTCCCACAGACTCTGGGGGACTTAGGTAAGGCTGGCAGAAAAGTGTCAGAACCAAGAATAGGCAAGTCATGGCTTCCCACTGCTGCCCACCTCACTCAGGTcatgcctcagttttcccatctgggAAATGGCGTCTGCTAGCACCAGTTACAGTTGCAGGAAGACACAGATGTAGGGCCTACTGTTCTAGTTAGGGATAccattgttgtgatgaaacaccaaaagcaagatggaggagaaagggtttatgaggcttacacttccacattgtagtccatcgATAAAGGAGGTCAGGGCACGAAAAGggacagaaacctggagacaggacCTGATTCCTGCTTGCTCCCCGTGgctgctcagcctgatttcttatagaacccagtattaccagccaagggatggtcccacccacaatgttGGGAGTCCTCTCCCATCAATCGCTGATTAATAAATGCCCTTCAGGTTTGCCTGCCCCCAGATCTAATGGAGGCCCTTGCTCAATTGAGGTCCCTTTTTTCAGGTGACGtgagcctatgtcaagttgacacgaaacTAGCCTGAACACCTAGGAAATGCATAACATGGGCTAGGGGTAGAGATTGGTTGATAGAATGGTGGTCTAGCCTCTGCAAAGCCATGGGTCAGATCTCCGGCCCCACACAGACCTGGGAACCGTGATGTAATTCCTGGACtaggcaggctgaggcaggaggatcaggaattcataGTCACccttgtctacaaagtgggttTGAGGACAACtcaggctacaggagaccctgctgagagaagaaaaaaggacagCAGGCTGAGGGGCAAGGGGGTTAGAGAGGGAATTGGCTGACTTAGTGACACTGGTGTTCcacatattcaaaataaaaacaacctggCTTGTGGTTTTCACGAGGAAAAGGGAGTATATTATAACCAGGTCTCGAGAGCACAGGATGATGCCACTGCCTCAGAGCTGCTTTCTGAGAACCCTCCTGTGGCCTCAGCAAAGCAGAGTTCGGGACTTGGCCAGGACACATGGGGACTCAGAGTCTAGGGCAGGGAACAAGGCTCATCAGAAGCCCCTGTGTCCCTTGCCAGTCCCAATCAGCCTTCACATTATGTTGATCACAGACATCTGAGAGTTGTGGGCTTTTTTTCCCCGAAGAAATTTAGCCCAGGTGTGTGTTATGCAGCGACCCATGGGGCTTctgttctcaatctgtgggtcacaacctgcTTTGCAGCCTCTATCTccccaaatatttacattataattcataacagtaacaaaattacaggtAGGAAGTAGtcatgaaatcattttatgtgtgggggtcaccacagcaggagGAAAGTTATTATAGGGtcgcagctttaggaaggttgagaaccactgtgctagatCCAGAGGGTCAGCTGACAGGAGAGCTCCAGATGAAGACATGTTGGAGAGGTGGTGCCCAAAATAATTCTCTGAAGTCTGGGCAAGGTACAAAGAGAAAGCTCTGCAGTGGGTGAGCCTGAGACTCTTAGGGCACCAACTATGCAGCGGGCAATTCTGAGACTCTCAGGGCACCTGATGAGTTGAGCTTCTGGCTCAGGTGCCAGAACTAGGTTTCTTATTCTTCCCTGACGCTTGCTAAACCTGTGATGagttctctctcctgcctctctctgaacCTCATTTAAGAAGAACGGCAAGTAGAAGGCATCATTATTATGGCTGCTGCACTTCGTCCTCCCTGGCTGCCATTCCCACCACGCTTCCTGGTTTGCACAAGAGAAGACATCTATGAGGATGAAAATGGTAGACAGTGGGTGGTTGCAAAAGTGGAAACTTGTTCCAATTCACCATGTGGCAACAGGGTGAGGTTCAGGGCTGCGGAGATTTTTAACCCCCAACTCTTATGCTTgtggacatgtgtatgtgtgtgtgtgtgtgtgtgtgtaggtaggtgcTGTTATTACTGTGTCATAAATAGATGATACAGGTCTCTGAATATCCCCATATCCTGGAGCTTGCTCAGAGGCCTCACAGACCCAACTAATACACAGAAGCAGAGCCCTAGTAGTGAGGCCTCTGTTACGGATAGtcagagagaacaagctgagaaagCTTTGTTACGCTGGGCTTTGTGAAAGGAGTTGGAGTTCTAtaggtcaggaaaaaaaaaatcaagtctagTGCAATTCATAGTACCTAGGAGGAGCAAATGTGAATGCAAACACAAGTTTCTGAATTTGCTGCAGATCCTAATTTATCTGCTGCTGTTGCTCCCAGACTTGAGTGGCCTGAAGAAGTGATGGACAGATAAGGGATCCTGACCCTAGAAGGTGATCAAGGACTTGGGGGAAGTCCTAACTGGGTTATGGGATCTGCTGGTGATGTAGATACCCACTCTGCTGGGAAACTGCTCTGGACCATGGCTTTAGTCCACAGCAGAACCTTGGAGGCTAAAACACTCTCTAATGGAGGGCTCTGGGTATCAAAAGTGCTccccaaggaggaggaagagatgatgggccccctcccctgccctggggagggagggggtgttAGGTCTCTTTGGCTGCCAGGTTTTTCCTGCACCCCTTGCCCTGTCCTAACCCAGCAGCCCTTCCCTGTAGCTCCCTTGACATCCCGAGGACCTCAGCCATTCTGGCAATGTAAGTCTCTTGGCCCCCTCTCGCTTGCCCCTTCTTTGCTATCCTGCTACAGTCCACCCAGACTTCACAACACAAGCAGAAGGGACAGACTTTGCAGACCTTAGGATGGCAGCCAGGAAAATGACTCCCCACAGTGTGACCTATCAAAGTGTGTTTTTAGCTCAACAAAACAATGCCATGGATCAGGAAGACAAGAGCATGCTGGTAGGAAGTCTGTGACACACTTTGCATGTTGTGGTCATGCTTGCCACTTGGTTATGGATTTTAGGAACTCTTTTACTTTGTGGCTTTCTGTGTTGGCTCAAGTTTATTTTTTGCATCTATAAATGGTTCATGAGATGTTCACCAAAAACACTTCAAAGGATTTCTTTTGGTAATGCCATCGCcccctggtttctctctctctctctctctctctctctctctctctctctctctctcttctctctctctctccaatatgTTTGTGTACTTgcctgttcatgtgtgtatgtgtgtgtgtgtgtatacaagtttgtgcatttacatatgtgtgtgtctgtgtaacatTCAGGTGAGctgccctgcttgtggacgttgtacatcgtggtgcggagcctagtgcgcaccacgatgtacaacgtccacaagcagctgcttgtggacgttgtacatcgtggtgcggagcctagtgcgcaccacgatgtacaacgtccacaagcagtaaatCTGCAGTTACAATGGCAGCCAGCAAACCccagtggtcctcctgcctcagctccccagaGCACTGGTGCAAATAGAACTGTGGCTATGTTCTTGGGTGCTGGTGATGCAAACTTAGGACCTCATGCCTGTGCAGCAGGCACGCTGATCTACNgagccatctccccatctctgtcttaTTTTTCAGANGAGAATTTTGAAAACTCTACAAATGGCCAAGACAGAGNCCNAAGGGGCCATTTNGNNNCNNTGAAAGGCAGTGCCAGCCTGGAGATGGTGGCTCCTTTGTGGGAGATACCCTGGGGTGAGCAGGGGTGGTGGAAGAGAGTGCCAGAGAGGCAGAAGAGCAGCAGACACCCAGGCCCTGAGGAACAAGACCTAGGTGCTGGAGACAAGGCTGTGGTTAGGGGTGTTGACCATTGCAGCAAACAAACCAGTCCCAGGCGTGGGGGATGGAACCCTGCTCCTAATGTACCGCTCTCTCTATTCCCTTCAGATCGGAACCTATGTAACTGTCCACTTGTGCCAAATGACCACACTACCACGTGAGCCTAGTCCCGACTCTTTCAGGAATTTAAACTATCTACCCACAATGTGGAGCTTAAAGTCCACGAGCACATACTGGGGATCAGACAGCATGCACTGGAGATTACTGAATCATTACCAGGCAAGTGTTTGATAACTCAAGATAAAAGCTGCA
Above is a genomic segment from Mus pahari chromosome 7, PAHARI_EIJ_v1.1, whole genome shotgun sequence containing:
- the LOC110324992 gene encoding protein TCL1B4-like → MAAALRPPWLPFPPRFLVCTREDIYEDENGRQWVVAKVETCSNSPCGNRIGTYVTVHLCQMTTLPREPSPDSFRNLNYLPTMWSLKSTSTYWGSDSMHWRLLNHYQFNGPEELILMLESR